tcttatatcATGTCGTCTTGCCGTTCACATTGACAACTGCGGCCTAAAAACGTCAACATCTGACCCCAGCAAGACGATGACACTGTTTCATTCGAGCCGTCTAGACATAATCGCGGGCTGCTTCGTGTCGGATCCCTGAAGTTTGCATGACAAAGCTGCAGGAGTATTTTTGGAGTGCTTTCAGCGGACTGAAGTACAAACAGTCTCTTGCATCAATAAGTAAGAGGGAACAGGAGGGTTATGTTGTGtaagagtgaggaggaggaggaggaggaggatgtctATCCACTAATTTGGTGCTTTAGTGAGTTTTTACTGCAGTGAGACGTTGAATGTGAgattgactcaaaataaactaggATTCATGTTCATAGTAATGGAGTAACATGTcaacactgatgtgtttttaacagtttaacagcTGCCTCATGCTGGATCACAGTACTTGTTAATGCGGTGAACTCATTGCCTTACTTGTAGTTTCGCTCCCAGAACTTGATGGGCCTCGGATATGAGGAAATGAAGATGGCACTGCCCAGAAAGGGAGCCAGCGGGGTGTAGAAGACGGTGGTGAGCAGCGTCTGGAGCAGCAGCATTGCTGAGTCTGGACACACACCAGTCAAGAAAAGAACAGCAGGTAatgatctacacacacacacatacaaagacacacTCCGAGAAAGGATACGAGGCACTGCGAACGGCTGAGCGAAGGCATGGAAAGCGCTGCCCCAGGCGATCTGCCAGGGTGCGATGTAAACCAGGATGAAATGGAGCTTCAGCAACAGCTCCCGCATCTAAAACAACGCACAGGGAGTCAGACAACCtttgaaacagaagagaaattCAATCCTCCAcatcactatgaatgttaagaAGTGGcggatacaaacaaaacatcatgtAACATCATTTctatcatttcatttctccGACTTGACAAAACTCCTGCAGAGCCACAGAACACAttacaaaaactgttttcagtatttcagtAAAGAGTATTACCTCTCTATGATGAAACTGACCTTTGGGTGTAAAATTCTgcagtgtctgtctgctgccatGTTTGCCCTCatgtctttatctctctctgtttctatttctgAGTGCGTCTGCATCCATTTATCATCGGGTGTGTCAGAGATAACCGCGTGTCTATCTTTGAGACAAGCTTTCTATCAGACTACACACCAATGTATTCCCATGCACAGCACAttagctctctctttctctcacacacacacacacacagtctccagATATCATCTCACCTTGTGGAAGACAATAGACATGATGAAGAAGTCCAGCAGGAAGCTCTCGGAGGCGTGCGGGCAGTCGAAGTGGAAAAAGACGAGCGTGAAGAGCAGAGTGAGGAACTGGAAACTGGGGTCGCAGAAGGATGAGCGCAGGAGTTTCAAGCCGGCGACCGTCGTCAGGAGAACATCACAGCTGGAGGCACAGACAAAAGAGTCGAGATGACAGGTTCAGCCGCTGGTTCACCACACAACGCTCTGATGGACAGATATCTAGAATGATGCATGGCTAGATGTGTCGCTGTGTGGCTGTGGCTCCACTCACTGGATTCCCAGCTTCTTGCGGTGACTGAGGGCGAAGCCGTCATTAGTGAGCGCGCTCAGCACGATGGCGGGGTACACCACGTACTTCTCGAAGCACAGGAGCCCCACGTACAGACGCTCAAACCACATCAGCACAGCGTCCTCTGTAAGAGAAGCAATTATAACCGAATAACACAAACAGGTTTGGATTATTTAATCATTATTCAGTAAGGGAAGTCACATTGTTATATCATAATACTGATGCCAAGAAGGAAATTTTGAGAAAAGGAAATCCTCATCctatttatttctgttgaaGTTTCCAGTTttaagtacaaaaaaacatcttgatcTAGTTCTACACCTCCTCTCTCAAGCAagaatttgaatgttttattgcctcattaatattaatgagcctCTCCTTTGATTGGCTGAGTGACGTACCACAGATTAACAGTTTAGTCAGCTTCTGAATTCCAGGTTGGTGACAGAGATGAGAAGTGAAATGTagtataaatacttttttagGTATCAGGTCATTTACTTTAGAGCTTTTCACTTTTACCCcagacatttttacacagataTCTGTACTTTCTACTTCAAAACAAGCTTGTTGAAGagaattattgatttatttattttgcatgtcttcCTAACGTCAAAACCTGTGTATTACACATGACAGACCAATGGGGGGTCAGTGTTACTGTCCCTATCACGATGTGGACGATTACTGCATGCATCTAAATCTCTATTATCCAAATATCACATTTACAGACTGTACGGCCTTGGCCAtttgtgtgtcctctctgaTCATTTTCATGCTGATCCAGGGatttacatgtttaatatcACGGGGACAACtcttatatatgtatatatatatatatatatatctattatattatatcaattatatatctatatatatatatatataaattacatatatatatatatatatatatagcaggTATGCTAACCTCTGGGCTCAAATTGGTGGTACTCTTTGGTCTTCAGGACTGGATGCGAGATCCACAACCAAGGGTGATGCTTCCTCAGCTGAGGGATCAGGTAGTGGGTTACAAACCCAACCGTACCCGCGAGAGCGTACAGCACGATGGTCACAAAGGGCTGGAGATGTGTTGGTATATAATAAAAGAAGCAGCTGAGTTACTGTTCCTGCAAAGTGTGATGAAAAGTAAAAGGCAGCATagagaaagaggaaataatTAAACTCACCttgagagacagaaacacagtacTTGCAGTGATGGCAAAGGTTAGGATGTAGGCGACAGAGCACACGACTACATCCGACAGCAGAATCTCCTTCTGCAGAGCACAAGGCGGAGGGTAAACATTAATAATCCACAGTGAACGGAAACacgtttgtttgtctgactcATTTAGGCCTGTGATTATTTCTGTCTAATCGCTCCTTCAGTTTTTAAGAGATCAAAGACGCAGCAGCCTGAGACGAGTTAGGAGCTTCACAATCCCCCCATTAATACTACGAAAGGCGTAGGTGTTTGCATAATTCCCTGTAATCGCGCATGATGATCGACAGCAAACATCGTTTTATTATCTTTGAGTTTAAGACTCTAACATGCGGCGTGTATGAATTACACAACTCAGGTGCAAAGTGTTAATGAGTATTGACGTCCTGATGGTAATTAATGTGAGCTGCCATGAGATAATATGGCTATCGATTAATGTTGAGAGCAAATCGACACCAGAAAAGCGTTTTTATGCTTAATCTGAACCATTACTCATCCCGTCCCACTAACAACATTATTGATCAAACAACAaacgttttcatttttaatataatcgTCTTAAGTCACCATGGAGCTCTGCAGTTTCTCTGGCAGTGGGTCTTTACTGTCTgagtcttcctcctcctcttcttcactctcCACCAAAGCAGGCATTATCTTCGACTTGATTAGAgatctgtaaataaaaatggttGTACAGGACAAGAGAGACATTTTACAAGACTACAAACCCTAAAGCAACTGAAATTACGTGTATTCAGCTTGAAATGAAACCTCTTGACCTCTTAATGAAGATTATTTTCCCCTTGTGTGAAAATTATGCAACAAATAATAAAGTTTTCTATCTGAAATAGAGTAATTACAGACATACATTCCTCACGTCGATGAATGCACCTCTCTAATCTTTGATTTAGAAACTACTGCAGAGAATTAAGTGTGTCTGTGCaagcgtacacacacatattcgcACTGATACTCACAGCAGTACAGAGGGGTCGCTGCTCTGTCGGCTGAGGTGGTAGGAGAAAACCACCAAAAGGCCACAGAAACCAGAGAACAGAGCTGGGGTGTGCTGCTCGTCCCACGGCTCCTGTaaccacacacaggcacaccAGTGTGAATCAAACCATCGCGTACCTTTAAAAAACCTGTCTGCTTTTAGTTGGTTTGAAAGCTTCTTGCCACAGCTGCAATCTTGTCTAAGATTTTAAATGATGACTAGCAACACTTTGGATTCTGCTGCAGCTCTACTTAGTGAAACTGCCTCTGCTGCACGCTATTTATAACCGAGCACCACATCTTCTTCTATTCCTATAATCAGGAGGTCGACCATGAGCACAAAACActgagggaagaaagagaagaggagaaggggtgATGTCATCTACCTAAGCTTTGTTTTACATCTATCGAATTTGTACCTTGAGAGCTCCGAAGCAGAAACCGtagagcagagacagagtgatCAGACTGCGTAGGATGCTGTAGATCGCAGAGATGAGACTCGTAGCAGCTGAGACGCACAAATTAGAGTGAGGATGAAGACacattcattaatatttaacaatgaGAAACAAAGCTAAGTGTGGACTGAAGAGGAAGGTATATTTGGTATTTTGTGTGAATTTCTCCATGGATTGAGCTTTCTGATACTTTATGACAATATCATTTATTCATATGATTTATGTAGCTCCTAGACCTGCtttataacaaaaaataaatacatttctacaaTATAGTTCAAAACGAAAAGAAAATTCACCTTTTAATTTTTCTGCCAAAGTAAGAACAGTTTAAGACGTTTCAAATGAGAGATTTCTAGTTTTTAGTTCTTCTCATGACACTCAGTTGCACCAATCAGAATTTAGCAACATTTGAATCAATACCTGATGATAGCTGGTTGGTCATAGTTAACCAAATATGATCAAACTACACCTACATGGTCCTGATGAAGCAGGTTAGCtgagatttttaaatgttaaactctaataatgaataattaaagatgtttttgtcgtgaatatttcaatttaaaatttaGATTACACACACTGGCATCAAACCAGAGCCATAAAGATGCATCCAGAAACAACACTTTACAATACAAACTGAAAACTTAAATCCACATCCATGTAAAATTTGAATTCATGAACACAAGCATTGCCAACCTGTCCCTCCGAAAAGATGCATGTCAATCTGCTCCAGCACGTAGATGGTGAAAGTGTTGATCTGAGGGAAAAGGCCGACCAGGAAGGTGATGGGGAAGCAGTATGTAAAAcctgttttcacatttaaaacaaaaacacatttgttagtATCTCCAAAGgacaaattattatttgaaatggtaaaaaaaatgcagcagctgTCATTTATCCCTACCCACAAGCAGGTCTCGTATAAAGTGCAGCGCATCGTGGCAGGCGATGGTGACTCCATACAGGGTGGAGACGGGCAGGTCCTTCATCCTCAGCAGCTGCTCCAGCACCCAGATCAGAGCACAGAAGATGCAGAAGTAAGCCGCTCGGCTGTAGGCCACCAGCTGGTTGTGACCctggagagacacacacacacacactcacacaggtcattcacaaacacagcaatTCAATATGTTATCAACTGTAACATAATACAAACATCTGATCCGAATGCACCTGTATGTGTTCACAGTATCATGACACAACTAAGAGAGCTCCAAAGAGGCCGTATCCTCTGGAGCTACATTACAGAACAGTCAAAACACAGCAAGACGATTAATTTGGAAAAGGGAACTATCAAATTAATGACATCATATGCCTAACGATAGCAGTAAAGAGGAACAGCGgtcttcttttcctctcagGCTCGGTGATGAAATAAAACTCACGTGTGTTGGTGAAGCTGCATCTGGTTGAAcactctgaaaaacaaaaaaacagattaagtCATGATTTCTGAGTAAACATGAGAACATGTGAAAACAGTATTGTGACTTAGTCAACGCAGAGGAAGTAAGCAGATACAAACAGGAACTGTCAAGCGTGAGGTCACGCACATTTCACCTACACACACGCGGTGCCGCGATGACAACACACTTCAGAGGAAGTTTAGGAACTGTCCTCTACTTTCCActgatattttgtgtttgtttttttaccttgaGTAAAGAATACTGGCAGCTGGCGATGACCAGGCAGAACTGAAAGACCCAGAAGTCTTTGAAGCAGCCGTGGTTGAGAAGCACGAAACCCAGGAAGGAAACTAGGAAGGCCATGAAGACTGCGACTAGATTCTCCAGAACTTCTTGGTTTCTGTACAAAAGCAGCGCAAACAAATGCATTTATACGTAACAGTAGTGCGTTCGGTATCTTACAGTATATCCCAGATCATGAGTCATTGCTGCACAAAATTAAATGGTTCAGTAACAAAGGCCACGCCTTGAATATTTCCTTACTTAAAGTACGTAAGCACACCTTATCCATTCACTCCCTCTTTGACTCAGCTTCACATCCAACCAAACCCCTATTTCACCTCTCTCCTGTATGTCTTTTGTTCAAATACAGGAACCACAGGGGCTCTAATCCTGGAGAGACGAAGAGACAGCTCCACAACTTAAAGTCTCAATTCCCTCCTGCCTCGCCTCTCCATCAGTTTAGGACGCTGCTTTCTCCTTTCATCCTGCACTCCCTTCCCTCTATCCTACGTCCCTCCTACAGCACATCATCTTGGTTCATCCACAATATGCAATAAACCTGTCTAAACTAAATCTATGTCTTTGTAAGTGGATGCTTATGTGCTGTTgtaattaaacagacagacattatCAGGGTTGAATTGCTGCACAGACGCGATATTGACTGATCACaccagacaaacaacaacaatgttgttgttgatggaaGAGATGATCAGAAGATGTACTGAAGGTTTTTCAAGCATCCAGTGATTGATCCTTGTGGGTGAAATCAGCTTGTTGGAGGAGAATCGTGAAATCATAAAAGCTGAGTAATGTGTCTAGAAGAGTTAGCAGACAGGTTTGATGTGTATTACCTGTCCAGAAGGGCAAGCAAGGTGAGTCGGTCGTATAAAATGTTGATCCACTTCCCAGGAAAAAGTTTGAGTTTGTAATAAATCTTCCTGGTCGGTTTTTCCTGAGTGGAAGTCTCTGACGACTCATCCAAAGAGTCCTCttcctgcacacaaacacaaatcatttgTATCGACGTGAGTTAAACTGCAAATATTACAAGAAACAAGAATGTttgatgaaaatgtgatttcCCGTGTAGGGTAATTCAAAACCCAGTCAGGATCCTTTTAAGTCCCCCCATAACAACATCTTTTTCACAGTGTCAACACAAGTTCACACACACCAAGCGGTGCATTAATGATTCAGCAGCGagtctgtgttgtttcagcTTAGACAACAGATCCTGGCAGCTTATGTCGCCCCTGCTGGGGGAGCGATGTACACTAATTCAGGACTGATCATTTTGTCACTGCTTCAAGCTAAAAAGAATGTCTCATATTTTTCTCTGACACACAACTAATCTGATTTACCAGTTGGTTGATTATCATTTATGTCACCCTCTGGGGACTCGTGACAAAACTCTGCCAGTCAACTCTGTGATGTTAACCAGCAGAAATGCAAAAACGAAATCAAAACATTTACCtgaatgaattttttttaaagctgtattGACAATGTTGTTATCTATAAacacttttctgtgtttgtctgccatgtggaagtgccaaaaactgcaaatgtccacttgaggctggctacagaatgactGAATCTCCATGttaaagtccccatgttaaaatgtccaacttcacagcagaaacagtctggtacaaaaaacagttttggtctctatagttaatttcgCTCAGTGAAACAGCATGAAACCATTGGGTTAACTGAAAATCATGGAAAAAATGGAGACCCACTCTGAAAAAAACATGGTTCAATAGcactactagtggtcaaaaacctataaataacagcaaaacaagaaagaaaaggtgaaaGTAGATGAACACCTGGAAGATCTCCGGGTGCGTCCTTCGCGGTCGAAGCCTGTGTGCGGGGATGATGCGTCGCTGAAAAGGGCAGTCGGCGTGACCACCCACCATGCCGTCCTGACCCTCTGAGTTCGAAGATGTTGACAGCaggtcactgaaaaaaaaaacacacacgcacacataaaaCAGGCTGATATTAATATGTGGGATTACACAGGCAGCGGCGGTGGAGAAAGGTAATCAAGATGAAGCAGTTGAGGATAACATGCAGGTAGACAAAGCAGGGAGATGTATTTGAGGGTGAAATAAAGATTTGATAGAGGTACCACATGTTGCCAGTGATGAGCTCTGCTCCTAGCGGCAGGTTGAGGGCTCTCTCCGCATACAGCTTACGAGGTCTGTCTCCTggtgagacaaacaaacactcttcAATGACTGACATCTAAAATCTGAGACTAAACCGAACAGCTAAACATCTTGGAGAAGCtccagaaaaaaagtcatttttatctATCAGATTTTTGAGCTGTTGAAATGATCCAAATATTATCAGACCATCCGAGCACAAAGGTGCACAAACATGCTTACTGTGTACAGTATGGAAGGTGTAGGCCTCTTCTTTGTTGGTAGCCTCCGGTCTGCAGATGACCTGCAGCATGGAGCTCTCTGACTGGGAGGTTTGTGAGGGCAGGGAATCATAGTCTGgatccttctctctgtctgtctgtggactgcagaaaagaaaaaccatCAACTGGAGATTCTGGATGCtaagtcaaataaaatcagtgtgTATGagtactgtaaatgtgtgtgcgtcttGTGTACCTGTCTGGGGACACTATTGGGATTTGTGTGGGTGGTATAGCCTGAAGTGAGTCGGTAGGTAGACTAGTAGGTGGTTTGGGTCTCTCAGGTTTGTTCTCCGTGTTGGTCTCTGTTATGGTCTCATCTGGTCTGGAAGCCGGGCTCAGATTCTCTGTTGACAGATCAAATGGAAACCTTTCAAATGTGATTTAACAGTATTTGTATGTAAATGATGGAACAGGCTAATGTCATTTCATGTCTGCTGTACATTTTCACCTATTTGCTGATAGCTCACCATTTTACCTTCATAAGGcgatgctgtgtttgcagtgttttcaATTAGATTAATCACAGtttcaataatataataaaataacatatatgaatataaaatacaataaacgGCACAAGCGCACCAGCTGCCAGTACTGTAGCTGTGCTGGCTGCTCCATTTATCCCATTTGACCAAAGACAGCAAGAAACTGAATGACCTTCTGCCCAGCATTAGCATCCAAGAAGCCTGGAAGGCTTCACccccatattttattttgtattagaTTAGTATGGAGATACAAGCTTGCACTAAGAGCAACAGTAGGAATTTATTGCAGCTCATAAACCAATGCTGACATTGCACTGATGTATGCACTTATGTATAAACATCTGCATTAACCACGACCCTATAAAACATCAACGAGGCAGAGATAAAGGAACAAACCCTCTTGCTGAGATTcaccttcctctgctgctcccgCTTCCTCTTTGCATTCTGGCCCGTCGTCTTCCTGTGCGCTGGCACCGCCCGCTCGGGTACTGAGAGACCCCAACAAGGAAACAAACTCCAAGAAGTTGGATTCGTTGGGAATTTGGCCCTCCTTCGCTTCTAGATCTGACTTGGAACTGGTCATGGTGGTCTGATGAAGAGACAAATGTTTGTTATGTAGGCATGAACAGATGGATGACGAATAAACATGCAGAAGTAGAAACAGAGCCAACATACTGTGTTATGTGAGCGGCCAGAAAGCAACACGGCATCTTTCCCACTGTCCATGCTCAGCCCGCGGATGTGAGTCCTTCCCCCGGGCCCGTACCGAGCCAAAGCTGGCGGCAGACGCAGGAAACCTTGTGAATCCACATTAGGATCCAGAGGATCTGTGTCATCGGGGTGGGAGTGGACATCGATACCTGATGAGCTGTTATCATTTGTCAACTGCGGGCTTGGCGTGCTGTCATTAGTCATTTGCAGACCAACGTGTTCCTGCTCTGGATCTGGACACTCCAGCGTGGTGAACTCAGAGCTGGTTGTTTCTCTGCACAGGTGAAACTCTTCGCTTTGGCTcgttgtgtgtttcagggtggAGTCGTCCTCTAAGACGGTTGCCTCTTCTCCGTCTTCCatctcctgcttctcctcctcggGGGAGTCGAAGGTGATGACGGGGATCTTGATGTGACACTCTCCTGCATCCTTCTGAGCCtttaagacacagacagacatgtcgTGAAGAGAAACATCAGGACAGGTGTATCTAGACTGTCTACCATTTATCAAGTCTGCACGTGAGCTCACAGAGACTTGATGCAGACTACTACAGTGTTTGGCATTTGTTGTACTGTATCCATGGCGACGAGTGAGGACTACCTCACTGTGCATTATATTCCCTCGTCGACTCGGAGTAATGATGAAGAACACCCGTATTAGAAAATATAGATCATATTTCAAGTCTATTAAACCTCACTGACCTGCTGGAGGATCAGTTATTACAAGCTCACGCTGTGCTGCCAGACATTGTTCAAGTCcatagaaatgtattttgattTGTAGTGGGAATCACAAAGGTTTAAAAGATACCAAATATTTTATATCTGCCATGACATTTACATGTAGAAGTGTTACATCTGACGGGACGATTCAGCCATAGAACATAGAAACAtaagttttaaaaagttgtcTCAATGTAAACGTCACATAGCTTCAATAACAAGCTGATACAGAACACACATGtgatactgtcagactgtataataaaataagtaataaataataaagataattcAACAGCCTTCCTGCTACTAAAAGCatgaataaatcagaaaaactGGATGTTGAATCCAAAATGATTCTTACCTGGGCGTTCTCCAGAAGGCTCTGCTTGACGCTCTCCTCCAGCTGAGCAGCAGTCTGCGGGTCGCAGCTCATGGTGATGATGATCTTGACTGTGTCGCTGTCGTCCAGGCGTGCCAACACGGGTCCGGGGCCAGAGTTGTCTACCAGAACCACTTCGATCTCATCGGAACAGTACGTCTCTTCCACTGGCTCAACCTGAGAGACaacacaagagacaaacagggcGATGTACAAAAGGACCGCACATTAAAGTCACACCCCTCAAACAGAACATCTTACTCCTGAGGCCTACCTGTGCAGAAGCTTCTGGGATGTCAATTAAGTCATCCTGGTGGTCCTGAGGAGTCTCCAGTGAGTTATTGTTGGCATCTGGGGGCTCTTTTTGaccctcgctctcctcctcgctctcaTCTTCACTTCCCTTGGAGGGAGGCAAACCTTCATCAGCCGTTTCCCTGTCTGCAGCCTCTTTATCCTCAAAgtctttctccttttctattTTGTCTTGCTCTGAGTCTTTCTCTGTTGTCCGTTCCTGctctgatttctctctctcagaacTCTGATTGTCCACTCCTTCTTTCACAGGAACAGTTTCAATTATTTCCGCATCCATTTTCCCTGTCCCACTAGCAGATCCAGGACGCATCTCCTCTCTTTCAGCTCGGGATGGGGGCCTCTGCTGGGCCTGCAGCAGGGGGGCGGCCTGGTCGGGATTGGGGCTTGAGAGGTCATCTGGAGAGGGATCTGGGCTTGGATGCAGTCCTCCCTCCACAGGCCTCTCTTCTGCAGCATTGTCAGCCTGTCCTGGAGTGACATGAAATACAAattgttgattgttgttgttgttgaagtgcAATATTAATAAAACTGCTCTAAAGTTCTGTTGTTTGCCAGTGACAGATACAGTAAACATCTTCCCATTTCTGTAAAAATGAACTGCAGAAAGAGGACCAAGTGTGCTactatcaaaaacaaaaacaagttacaACTATGCAGTCATTAATTTGAAGTAATAAACATCATGTTTATATCCCTTTTTTGATCAGCTGGCTTAGTTCTAACTAATCACTAGTGCATTAGGTCATACATTTACTGAAAGCAGTCTGGTAGTTCTGTGCTTGTCCGAGCTTATTTACAAATATGATGTGTTTGCAGAAAAGGAAGTTGTCAGTCCACATTGTCTAAGGAGACAACTAGTGCATTAGGGAAGAGGAACAGAGCTGGCTTCCAACTGATTCTGACAATAAACTACACAGAATGCTTGTTTCCCCAAATTACATACAAGGCCTCAGAGGCTACAATACAGAAGTCCTCTGTGTCGGTTCAAGAGCCTGCGTTGCAGTTGTTAGTGTATCTAACAATGCGCCACTAATGTCAATTAACAGACGGGTCAGATGCACCTTCTCCAAAGAAGCCAGACTTTAACTGATGCATCCAAGCACTGCATGTTTGAATTTTCTACAACATCTCCTTTTCTATTTACAATAACTGACTGCATTGGACTAAGCCCTGCAGCTTACTCAAGCTTGAATAAGCAATTCACAACAATGCATTAGTAGCAAATATTGGAAATGATACAGTTAGAAAGGAGCATTCTGCTGAAAATATGTCTTTTGAGTATCATAAACTGAACGCCTGCAGGCCCAAAAGGTGGAAAAAAGTTCAAACtacaacacagataaacatgaATTATATCCCAGTTTGCCTCCTTATTGCTCTAAACCTTTACTACTACTCCCTGGAGTAGAGATGAATACATGATGACCTGTGGTTAAATGTTGCGCTGTAGCTGGTTGTCTTTCTACATCCTGTCTTCTATGTGCTAAGTGTATTTATTATCTCTTAGTCATATTGTCATTTTTAGCATCCCACAGAATTACAACATTTCCCTTGTTCATGATGGAAATATCAGTGGCCAAACTGACTAAAGCAGCAACCTGGTCACCTCATCTTCTCCTTTctagcatgaaagagaaactacaaTATTTGTGTCCTTATTTAGAGCCAGTCTTTAGCAtatagtttgtctgttctgggctactgtagaaacacaggtACATTGAGGAAAAGGACCTTTAACCAGACTAATTTTCACCATTTACTCCTGTGTTAAACGATTATGCATCTTAACATCATATCTATATAACGTAACAAACCATGCTGACTCCCAAAGCGCATTTGTTTTCTGAGAAATTTAAGAAATCAAATATGCTaaagtaattattttaaaatggaaCTGCTGGGCGACAGGTTAAaggaaaaacaccaaaaactgGATAGATGAACACTACTATTTAAATATATAGTTCCTCcctttgtgatgatgatgataaagagTGCTGTCCAAATTCTCCCATAAGTGTTTAGTCGGTTTGAGTTCAGAAGCTGCCTTCACAGACATATTCTAGACTGGTCCGTGGCGTTAATTGGTCTTAATTTTGCTCTTAGATTTCGTCTCATGCAGATTAGCCACTCTGCCCCCTGGAGccatgtttccatggtaacagtcAGTGACATCTGCTGACCGGTGTACCACCACATGTCGAAATAAAAGAGAAGAGCATTACTCATAATTTGTGCCTGGTTAACAATGTCGTGGAGTGAGTGATGAGAATAAGGGGCTTCTTTAGAGGTGGCAGTAACCTGTAAGAAATATACAGCAATGAGGACATCGTTCATTGGATTAATGTGCACAAGGAAATTGTCCTGAACCTGAGAGTGTGAAGGCCAAATCATGATTCACATCATATTCCTACTCATGAAAGCATCCGCTTTTGTTATGTTTCGTCTCTCTTTTATCCTGATGTTTCCTTTGATCTGTATCTCAGTCAAACCCAGAGAAAGATCCGCCTCACCATCCACAGTCTTCACCACCTCG
This genomic stretch from Larimichthys crocea isolate SSNF chromosome III, L_crocea_2.0, whole genome shotgun sequence harbors:
- the pcnx2 gene encoding pecanex-like protein 1 isoform X2 — encoded protein: MGSQVVQTLRQGVWASLTGGWYHDPDQNKFNNSCHLYLWIFLLMLPLSLHLALPPTTMALSIYCTSITVFFILIKMANYRLHLMFDEGEAVIRSSLSDLSKAPEKKSNASDSCLPANIRKSSTVPDSVAMTMLARKRPSPVIQVTVKQTETDPGLIGVDCPKSDEVVKTVDGQADNAAEERPVEGGLHPSPDPSPDDLSSPNPDQAAPLLQAQQRPPSRAEREEMRPGSASGTGKMDAEIIETVPVKEGVDNQSSEREKSEQERTTEKDSEQDKIEKEKDFEDKEAADRETADEGLPPSKGSEDESEEESEGQKEPPDANNNSLETPQDHQDDLIDIPEASAQVEPVEETYCSDEIEVVLVDNSGPGPVLARLDDSDTVKIIITMSCDPQTAAQLEESVKQSLLENAQAQKDAGECHIKIPVITFDSPEEEKQEMEDGEEATVLEDDSTLKHTTSQSEEFHLCRETTSSEFTTLECPDPEQEHVGLQMTNDSTPSPQLTNDNSSSGIDVHSHPDDTDPLDPNVDSQGFLRLPPALARYGPGGRTHIRGLSMDSGKDAVLLSGRSHNTTTMTSSKSDLEAKEGQIPNESNFLEFVSLLGSLSTRAGGASAQEDDGPECKEEAGAAEEENLSPASRPDETITETNTENKPERPKPPTSLPTDSLQAIPPTQIPIVSPDSPQTDREKDPDYDSLPSQTSQSESSMLQVICRPEATNKEEAYTFHTVHRDRPRKLYAERALNLPLGAELITGNMCDLLSTSSNSEGQDGMVGGHADCPFQRRIIPAHRLRPRRTHPEIFQEEDSLDESSETSTQEKPTRKIYYKLKLFPGKWINILYDRLTLLALLDRNQEVLENLVAVFMAFLVSFLGFVLLNHGCFKDFWVFQFCLVIASCQYSLLKSVQPDAASPTHGHNQLVAYSRAAYFCIFCALIWVLEQLLRMKDLPVSTLYGVTIACHDALHFIRDLLVGFTYCFPITFLVGLFPQINTFTIYVLEQIDMHLFGGTAATSLISAIYSILRSLITLSLLYGFCFGALKEPWDEQHTPALFSGFCGLLVVFSYHLSRQSSDPSVLLSLIKSKIMPALVESEEEEEEDSDSKDPLPEKLQSSMKEILLSDVVVCSVAYILTFAITASTVFLSLKPFVTIVLYALAGTVGFVTHYLIPQLRKHHPWLWISHPVLKTKEYHQFEPREDAVLMWFERLYVGLLCFEKYVVYPAIVLSALTNDGFALSHRKKLGIHCDVLLTTVAGLKLLRSSFCDPSFQFLTLLFTLVFFHFDCPHASESFLLDFFIMSIVFHKMRELLLKLHFILVYIAPWQIAWGSAFHAFAQPFAVPHSAMLLLQTLLTTVFYTPLAPFLGSAIFISSYPRPIKFWERNYNTKRIDNSNSRLVSQVDKETGCDDSNLNSIFYEYLTRSLQHSLCGDLMLGRWGNYSAGDCFILASDYLNALVHLIEIGNGLVTFQLRGLEFRGTYCQQREVEAITEGVEEDDACCCCEPGHLPHMLSCNAAFNLRWLAWEVMATKYLLEGYSISENNAATMLQVYDLRKLLITYYLKSIIYYLIHSPKLSTWLKDATVQEALQSYTKWHHIERDPQVFSVKIDEDYVHCLQGVTRASFCNVYLEWIQYCAGKMETPVDSDEDSPLVTLCYALSVLGRRSLGTASHNMSNSLESFLYGFNTLFKGDFRIATKDEWVFADLDLLQKVVAPAVRMSLKLHQDHFTCLEETEEASILYEAITNYRSSLVICHESDPAWRKAVLSSRDTLLTLRHMIDDGTDEYKIIMLYKRHLSFKVIKINKECVRGLWAGQQQELVFLRNRNPERGSIQNSKQALRNMVNSSCDQPLGYPMYVSPLTTSYAGTHRTLRSIGGGALSLDVIRSWLCSKWLRVRKDNLTSCNSGVNMEDVDCGAGGSSSLSNNRPSSVTSNSLSLYQHRARTTHSHRHHNAARREYRSRSVQPQSQRPPVSSQSGPILDSGSTHGLVQRLSNSQLSFNTSIASIFSQVPRLSGAGGISSQLQAAQHQQRSSQVSSSSSTLSLLFGKRSFSSGLVISGLSAAEGGNTTDTQSSSSVNIAMGPSHRSSSRATQWTSEPYESIDATYSNTAITVKDSAQSGDRGHSQGLDKTQEDSASASTTAPEATDQKTV